A window of the Diceros bicornis minor isolate mBicDic1 chromosome 28, mDicBic1.mat.cur, whole genome shotgun sequence genome harbors these coding sequences:
- the LOC131393702 gene encoding LOW QUALITY PROTEIN: olfactory receptor 1N1-like (The sequence of the model RefSeq protein was modified relative to this genomic sequence to represent the inferred CDS: deleted 1 base in 1 codon), whose product MENQSSISEFFLRGIFESPEQQQLFCGIFLCMFLVTLTGNVLIILAILSDPHLHTPMYFFLANLSLVDMGLTSSTVTKMLANVQTQQHTISYAGCLTLMYFFLMFGDLDSFFLAVMAYDRYVPICHPLHYSSVMSPRACALLLALCWVLTHIVALTHTLLVARLCFCVVGEIAHFFCDITPVLKLSCSDTHINELMLFALGGTVLIIPFICIVISYIHIVSAILRVRTPAGSGKVFSTCSSHLCVVCVLYGTLFSAYLCPPSFASEEKEIAAAAMYTVVTPMLNPFIYSLRNKDMKGALERLLSHRRIFPS is encoded by the exons ATGGAAAATCAATCCAGCATCTCTGAATTTTTCCTTCGAGGAATATTTGAGTCACCAGAGCAACAGCAGTTATTCTGTGGAATTTTCCTGTGTATGTTTCTTGTCACCTTGACTGGGAATGTGCTCATCATCCTGGCCATCCTCTCTGACCCACACCTCCACACGCCCATGTACTTCTTTTTGGCCAACCTGTCTCTTGTTGACATGGGTTTAACATCCTCCACAGTTACCAAGATGCTGGCAAACGTACAGACTCAGCAGCATACCATCTCCTATGCCGGTTGCCTCACACTAATGTATTTCTTTCTGATGTTTGGTGATCTGGACAGCTTCTTCCTAGCTGtaatggcctatgaccgctatgtgcCCATTTGCCACCCCCTCCACTACTCCTCAGTCATGAGCCCCCGAGCC TGTGCCCTGCTGCTGGCATTGTGCTGGGTTCTCACCCACATTGTTGCCCTGACTCATACCCTCCTCGTGGCTCGGCTGTGCTTCTGTGTTGTTGGGGAAATAGCTCACTTCTTCTGTGACATAACTCCTGTCTTGAAGCTGTCCTGTTCTGACACCCACATCAATGAGTTGATGCTCTTTGCATTAGGAGGCACGGTACTCATCATCCCCTTTATATGCATCGTCATCTCCTACATCCACATTGTATCGGCCATCCTGAGGGTCCGAACCCCTGCTGGGAGTGGCAAGGTGTTTTCCACCTGCAGTTCCCATCTCTGTGTTGTCTGTGTGTTATATGGGACCCTCTTCAGTGCCTACCTGTGCCCGCCCTCTTTTGCCTCTGAGGAGAAGGAGATTGCAGCAGCTGCCATGTACACAGTGGTGACCCCCATGTTGAACCCCTTTATCTATAGCCTAAGGAACAAGGACATGAAGGGGGCCCTGGAGAGGCTCCTCAGTCACAGGAGAATTTTTCCCTCTTAA